The nucleotide sequence CGATATCAAGAGTCTTTTAGCCCTTCATCCAAAGAACATTACACCGTGGTCATTGCTTGCTGCAAACTACATACATTTTGAGCTGGATCATTTACCTTGGTAATATCATCCTTTATCTTCTTTGTGCATTTCTAACAATACTACTTGAAGGTAGCAGAAAGCGCTTTCTACTCATGTATTTTGTCATTCTAATCGTGGCCCCCATTCTTATATCTATTTATACAATCGTCGTCATTCAATGGAGCCTCACTATTTGCGGCTTCTCAGTATCGGCATACTGTCTTTTTGGCTACTCTATCTATTTGATATCAAGCTCTGTAAGCCTAACCTCAACAACAATGAAGAAGGGACCCTTAACATCACTATTGGCATTTTTATTAGTGTTTTTCACGCTCTTCCCCCTCACTATGATTAGTTTTCTCTATCAACCATTTATGCAGAATGGGAAAATAGTCCATGTTCCTGGACACGCCTTAAGTTTCATGCTTGGCAGCCTTCTACCTTTATCTGGGAAGGTCTTGAAAAGGAATAAAGATTACGGAATTAAAAACTAAGGCATTTCCATATGATTTCCAATCATGAGAAGTTCGAACCTCACAAAGCCAATAAAATATAAAACGTTCTGTTACCCATCGTTAAAAGAACTTTTACATCATATTGTGTCTTTATGATGAATATTTGTGGGATTTTATGGTTGATAATATTAGGTTGAAAAAAGGCTAAAGGAAAGACACGTGAAAGAGCAGAAAATGGATTAAAGAAGCTCAGCTCCTTAGGAAGGATAGACTTTGATATCGAAGATACTGATCTGAAATTAGATAATAATTTTAGCTATATAAGTCACTTAGAGATAATTATGACTACCACTAAAATATGAGGAATCTGTAAGATTCTTTGTGAATGGGATGAGGTTAGGGAGGAGGTTTCTAGGTAGGGAGCCTAAAGGGTCTGAGGAGGAAAACCGCCTTCAAAGGAGAGTGGTTGAGCTGAAGAGCTATAACGATGATATCCTACGCGGATTAGGCCAGCTGCTGGAGGCGCTGGCGCACGGATACGATGAGGTGCTTCTAGTGACAAGCCAAGCCAGAGCAGAGCGCCTGGACACAAAAGTCTTTGAAGCCAGCGGGATAGGCCTAGCATCGTTAAAAGCGGCATTAAATATCCCTCGTTAATATAGGGTATCCTTATGAAACCTTAAAAACCTTCCTTGGGAGAGCTCCCCTATTAAATGATATAGTTAAGGTTGTTAATAGCGGTTAGACAGTGTTTATCGCGCCCATATTCCATGAAACGGTTTAAATGAATGTTCGGCTCAGATGCTGGTGCTGGGAAATGGCTTCAAGGTTGTTTAAAACTCGTAATATATGGGTTACGGCGAATTCGTCCAGCAGAACTATGGGCACCTTAATTATCACGTTTCGGGGCTTTAATCCCTTCTTAACGCATTCGATGAGGTGCATTAAAGCTCTAATTTTAGTCTGCGTTGAGTCTGTGTGCGGAGCTGTCCGGAAACCTGTTATAACATCAGTTTTCTCAGCTAACTCCCTTGAAATATTTCCATGCAGATCTAAGCTTACCGCTATCGGCATATCCTCACCGACAACTTCCCTGATATTTTTGACTAAGCTTCACAATCTCTTTTACCCTGCTTAAAATTTGAGAAAAACGCTCGGTTTTTCGAAAAGGGGGTGAACTGTTTTATTGGCTCTGCCTTCCCACATAAAAAGATATTGTTTTGAGGGCCACAAACCTTATAAGAGGATGTGTCAGAGTTTTCACTTTATGAAGCTGGTTAAACCTGCAATAATCGCAACTTGGAGCTTCGGTATAAAGGCTGCTGAGGCTGGTATGCGCATTCTTAAAGCGGGTGGTTCTGCTCTTGACGCTGTTGAAGAAGCGGTGAAAACAATAGAAAACGATTTGTCGAATAGAAGCGTGGGTTTAGGAGGTTACCCAAATATGTTAGGCGAGGTGGAATTGGATGCTTCAATTATGGATGGGTTGACTTTAAGAGCTGGAGCTGTTGCTGCTGTAAAGAATGTTAAGAATCCAATATCTTTGGCGAGAAAGGTTATGGAGCTAACTCCCCATGTTATGCTGGTAGGCGAGGGAGCTTGCATGTTTGCGCGGATCCTAGGTTTAGAGAGCCGCATACCACTGCAGCCTGAATCTGAGAAAGCGTGGAGAGAGTATATAGAGCGCGTTATGCGCTTAAGATCGGAGAGGGGCACCTTGGATTTTTGGGCTAAATATTTTCATGAGATGAAAACCCATGACACGGTCGGTGTAGTTGCAATTGATAAACATGGAAATATTGCCGCTGGATGCTCAACAAGCGGCTTAGCGTTTAAAATGCCTGGAAGGGTTGGAGACTCGCCGATTATAGGTGCGGGAATCTACGCGGACAATTTAGCTGGTGGCGTCAGTGCAACTGGTCTGGGCGAAAATATTATGCGGTTCTGCACCGCGAGAGTTGTCGTTGAATATATGTACAGGGGGTTAACT is from Candidatus Bathyarchaeia archaeon and encodes:
- a CDS encoding M81 family metallopeptidase, which gives rise to MREVVGEDMPIAVSLDLHGNISRELAEKTDVITGFRTAPHTDSTQTKIRALMHLIECVKKGLKPRNVIIKVPIVLLDEFAVTHILRVLNNLEAISQHQHLSRTFI
- a CDS encoding N(4)-(beta-N-acetylglucosaminyl)-L-asparaginase; the encoded protein is MKLVKPAIIATWSFGIKAAEAGMRILKAGGSALDAVEEAVKTIENDLSNRSVGLGGYPNMLGEVELDASIMDGLTLRAGAVAAVKNVKNPISLARKVMELTPHVMLVGEGACMFARILGLESRIPLQPESEKAWREYIERVMRLRSERGTLDFWAKYFHEMKTHDTVGVVAIDKHGNIAAGCSTSGLAFKMPGRVGDSPIIGAGIYADNLAGGVSATGLGENIMRFCTARVVVEYMYRGLTAQEAADSTMRFILNRDKSAKHIAVVALDAKGRPGASTTDEKFEYAFMTADMDEPELRIVKGVSI